From a single Micromonospora carbonacea genomic region:
- a CDS encoding aspartate-semialdehyde dehydrogenase has translation MPARPTLAVVGATGAVGTVMCELLSSRRDVWGEIRLIASERSVGRRVRCRGEELTVGPLTPEAFDGVDVAMFDVPDDVAAEWAPVAVSRGAVAVDNSGAFRMDRDVPLVVPEINPEQVRNRPRGIVANANCTTLAMIVAIAPLHREYGLRELVLASYQAASGAGRAGVDALHLQLGKVAGDRVLGSRPGDVRQAVGDELGPFPAPLALNVVPWAGSFADGGWSSEELKMRNESRKILGLPDLKVSATCVRVPVVTGHSVAVHAVFATEVDAEGAREALRNAPGVILVDDPAAGEFPMPIDAVGTDPSWVGRIRRAVDDPRALDLFVTGDNLRKGAALNTAQIGELLAKELTAR, from the coding sequence GTGCCGGCGCGGCCCACCCTCGCCGTGGTCGGGGCGACCGGTGCCGTCGGCACCGTCATGTGCGAGCTGCTGTCGTCGCGGCGCGACGTGTGGGGCGAGATCCGGCTGATCGCCTCCGAGCGGTCGGTCGGGCGGCGGGTGCGCTGCCGGGGCGAGGAGCTGACCGTCGGGCCGCTCACCCCCGAGGCGTTCGACGGCGTCGACGTGGCCATGTTCGACGTGCCCGACGACGTCGCCGCCGAGTGGGCCCCGGTCGCGGTGTCCCGGGGCGCGGTGGCGGTCGACAACTCCGGCGCGTTCCGGATGGACCGCGACGTCCCGCTGGTCGTCCCCGAGATCAACCCCGAGCAGGTGCGCAACCGGCCCAGGGGCATCGTCGCCAACGCCAACTGCACGACCCTCGCGATGATCGTGGCGATCGCCCCGCTGCACCGCGAGTACGGGCTGCGCGAGCTGGTCCTGGCGTCCTACCAGGCGGCCTCCGGGGCGGGGCGGGCCGGCGTGGACGCGCTGCACCTCCAGCTCGGCAAGGTCGCCGGGGACCGGGTGCTCGGCTCCCGCCCCGGCGACGTGCGGCAGGCGGTCGGCGACGAGTTGGGGCCGTTCCCCGCCCCGCTGGCGCTCAACGTGGTGCCCTGGGCCGGCTCGTTCGCCGACGGCGGGTGGTCGTCCGAGGAGCTGAAGATGCGCAACGAGTCGCGCAAGATCCTCGGGCTGCCCGACCTGAAGGTCTCCGCGACCTGCGTACGGGTGCCGGTGGTGACCGGGCACTCCGTGGCCGTGCACGCCGTCTTCGCCACCGAGGTCGACGCGGAGGGCGCCCGGGAGGCGCTGCGCAACGCCCCCGGCGTGATCCTGGTCGACGATCCGGCCGCGGGGGAGTTCCCGATGCCGATCGACGCCGTGGGCACCGACCCGTCCTGGGTCGGCCGCATCCGCCGCGCCGTCGACGACCCGCGCGCCCTCGACCTCTTCGTCACCGGCGACAACCTGCGCAAGGGCGCGGCCCTCAACACCGCCCAGATCGGCGAGCTGCTGGCCAAGGAGCTCACCGCCCGCTGA
- a CDS encoding aspartate kinase yields MALVVQKYGGSSVANAERIKRVAERIVAARKAGDDVVVVVSAMGDTTDELLDLANQVSPLPPGRELDMLLTAGERISMALLAMAIHNLGYEARSFTGSQAGVITTSVHGKARIIDVTPGRLKGALDEGAVVIVAGFQGVSQDTKDVTTLGRGGSDTTAVALAAALHADVCEIYTDVDGIFTADPRIVPNARHIRHVTYEEMLELAACGAKVLHLRSVEYARRAGLPIHVRSSYSTNTGTMVTGSMEDLAVEQALITGVAHDRSEAKITIVGVPDEPGAAARIFDTVASAEINIDMIVQNVSTEGTGRTDISFTLPKTDGPTAMAALSKIQEPVKFKGLLYDDHVGKVSLIGAGMRSHPGVAAGFFAALGAAGVNIEMISTSEIRVSVVCRDTDLDKAVRAIHDAFELGGDTEAIVYAGTGR; encoded by the coding sequence GTGGCACTCGTGGTGCAGAAGTACGGCGGATCCTCCGTCGCCAACGCCGAGCGCATCAAGCGGGTGGCCGAGCGCATCGTCGCCGCCCGCAAGGCCGGCGACGACGTGGTCGTGGTGGTCTCCGCCATGGGCGACACCACCGACGAGCTGCTCGACCTGGCCAACCAGGTGAGCCCGCTGCCGCCGGGCCGCGAGCTGGACATGCTGCTCACCGCCGGGGAGCGGATCTCCATGGCGCTGCTCGCCATGGCCATCCACAACCTTGGCTACGAGGCCCGCTCGTTCACCGGCTCGCAGGCCGGCGTGATCACCACCTCGGTGCACGGCAAGGCGCGGATCATCGACGTCACCCCGGGGCGGCTCAAGGGCGCGCTCGACGAGGGCGCGGTGGTCATCGTCGCCGGCTTCCAGGGCGTCTCACAGGACACGAAGGACGTCACCACGCTGGGCCGGGGCGGCTCGGACACCACGGCCGTGGCGCTCGCCGCCGCGCTGCACGCCGACGTCTGCGAGATCTACACCGACGTCGACGGCATCTTCACCGCCGACCCCCGGATCGTGCCGAACGCCCGGCACATCCGCCACGTCACCTACGAGGAGATGCTGGAGCTGGCCGCCTGCGGCGCGAAGGTGCTGCACCTGCGCAGCGTCGAGTACGCGCGCCGCGCGGGGCTGCCGATCCACGTCCGCTCGTCATACTCGACCAACACCGGCACGATGGTCACCGGATCGATGGAGGACCTTGCTGTGGAACAGGCACTGATCACCGGCGTCGCCCACGACCGCAGCGAGGCGAAGATCACGATCGTCGGGGTGCCGGACGAGCCGGGCGCCGCCGCGCGGATCTTCGACACCGTCGCCAGCGCCGAGATCAACATCGACATGATCGTGCAGAACGTCTCCACCGAGGGCACCGGCCGCACGGACATCTCGTTCACCCTGCCCAAGACCGACGGCCCGACCGCCATGGCCGCGCTCAGCAAGATCCAGGAGCCGGTCAAGTTCAAGGGTCTGCTCTACGACGACCACGTCGGCAAGGTCTCGCTCATCGGCGCGGGGATGCGGTCGCACCCGGGCGTCGCGGCCGGCTTCTTCGCCGCCCTCGGCGCGGCCGGCGTCAACATCGAGATGATCTCCACCTCCGAGATCCGGGTCTCCGTCGTCTGCCGGGACACCGACCTCGACAAGGCCGTCCGGGCCATCCACGACGCCTTCGAGCTGGGCGGCGACACCGAGGCCATCGTCTACGCGGGGACCGGGCGGTAA